From a region of the Daphnia pulicaria isolate SC F1-1A chromosome 1, SC_F0-13Bv2, whole genome shotgun sequence genome:
- the LOC124345397 gene encoding centromere/kinetochore protein zw10 homolog encodes MASLVSEILMSAGQYEKRDLQTELEKVKRKIDDAKFQVSKFVEQHYLDFDPLLVHSRELVETSSKLSEEVEELVAKAETELKFQLDSSTNEFNSIGSQINAAKLQVQLLERVSRLHTILESLKRVTVEDLILYAEAIAEAESILDDAEDQIDTELDIWGSVKFEIELNKDQLLKHLENSWNTEIQWIKKDSITQLKLNPYKLKDVFQALAIVGQLDRPLYDWSSRLFEDILVPLTKADTVISIEENLELTEGERPITELAELETAVKNISLTFQHLNQHLDFELKDVRVLQLVGQQIADEFAKLFVKTCLKSTLPSSSSLLSSPEYEKALQMVVGLEQEMIDNGFMTERVIEEFSVNVDLFFADKQCLESLSRARQLMCLDLHDTIYLKDNIEQTMVEEDERNNAETAHLWKMLSEGGMEVKWSPFRFPHCQISRSTQDLIEMLTNLVQEAGLSSATERSSARLLFTVRSICELYVSVVPEYHRDALEKLPFHAAVAHNNGMYLAHSILTLGTGHLIKLVQQNAVPLMDLVGKFRQLAAHIFLEHMKRQRDQLLAILKEAGFNRLESESKLPASVEKAGRQVLHQLRNLQKIWQPVLPLEVYLRAIGTLSNSVLEELLLRITTMEDIPAAAALQLADQCQNFTNTLPLLFGPVNDEEPEDKTEMVALVLQHIHLWARFEELRHLLGAGLRDIEGRWSSGKGPLAAHFAADEVKQMIRALFQNTDHRAATLSRIK; translated from the exons ATGGCCTCGTTAGTTTCGGAAATTTTGATGTCAGCAG GTCAATATGAGAAAAGAGACTTGCAAACGGAACTCGAAAAAGTCAAACGCAAGATTGATGATGCAAAATTCCAGGTTTCCAAATTTGTTGAACAGCACTACCTGGATTTCGATCCTTTGCTTGTTCACTCAAGAGAATTGGTCGAAACATCATCCAAACTCAGCGAAGAAGTAGAGGAACTAGTTGCCAAGGCAGAGACTGAA CTCAAGTTTCAACTTGACAGCTCAACAAATGAGTTCAATTCCATCGGCAGTCAGATTAATGCTGCCAAGCTTCAAGTGCAGCTCCTGGAGAGGGTGTCTCGACTCCACACCATCCTGGAGAGTCTGAAACGGGTGACTGTTGAAGATCTCATTCTCTACGCAGAGGCAATAGCTGAAGCCGAATCTATCCTCGACGACGCTGAAGATCAAATCGACACTGAACTTGACATTTGGGGCAGTGTCAAGTTTGAAATTGAGTTGAATAAAGACCAGCTCCTGAAACACTTGGAAAACAGCTGGAACACGGAAATTCAATGGATCAAAAAGGATTCAATTACACAACTCAAACTGAACCCATACAAGCTGAAAGACGTGTTTCAAGCCTTGGCCATCGTAGGACAATTGGACAGGCCACTTTACGACTGGAGTTCCCGTCTGTTTGAAGATATCCTCGTCCCCTTGACCAAGGCCGACACCGTCATCAGCATCGAAGAGAATCTCGAATTGACCGAAGGCGAACGACCCATCACCGAACTGGCTGAACTAGAAACAGCAGTGAAAAATATCAGTTTGACATTCCAGCATCTGAACCAACACCTGGATTTCGAACTGAAAGACGTCCGGGTTTTGCAATTGGTTGGCCAGCAAATAGCTGACGAATTCGCCAAACTTTTTGTCAAAACCTGCCTGAAATCAACGTTGCCATCCAGCAGTTCTCTGCTGTCCAGTCCTGAATACGAAAAAGCCTTACAGAT GGTTGTCGGTTTGGAACAGGAAATGATAGACAATGGATTTATGACTGAACGAGTCATTGAGGAATTCTCCGTCAACGTCGACCTTTTCTTTGCCGACAAGCAGTGCCTGGAGAGTTTATCCCGAGCCCGCCAACTCATGTGCCTGGACCTGCACGACACGATTTACTTGAAGGACAACATCGAGCAGACGATGGTGGAGGAGGACGAGAGGAACAACGCCGAAACGGCTCACCTGTGGAAAATGTTGAGCGAAGGCGGAATGGAAGTGAAATGGAGTCCCTTCCGTTTCCCACACTGTCAAATCAGTCGCTCCACTCAGGATCTGATTGAAATGCTGACCAATCTGGTCCAGGAGGCTGGACTGAGTAGCGCCACTGAACGCAGTTCTGCTCGCCTCTTGTTCACTGTCCGATCCATTTGCGAGTTGTACGTTTCCGTCGTGCCGGAATACCATCGCGACGCCCTGGAGAAACTCCCTTTCCACGCTGCTGTGGCTCACAATAACGGCATGTACCTGGCCCATTCGATCCTGACGCTGGGCACTGGACATCTCATCAAATTGGTCCAGCAGAATGCCGTGCCCCTGATGGATTTGGTCGGCAAATTCAGGCAGTTGGCCGCCCACATTTTCCTGGAACACATGAAACGTCAGCGCGATCAACTCTTGGCCATCCTCAAAGAAGCTG GATTCAACCGATTAGAGAGCGAATCGAAACTTCCGGCCAGTGTCGAGAAAGCTGGACGCCAAGTTTTGCATCAGCTCCGCAACTTGCAAAAGATTTGGCAGCCCGTTTTACCCCTGGAAGTTTACCTGAGAGCCATCGGCACCTTATCCAACAGCGTCCTGGAGGAACTGCTACTCCGCATCACCACGATGGAAGATATTCCGGCAGCAGCGGCTCTACAATTGGCAGACCAGTGTCAAAACTTTACCAATACTTTACCCTTGCTCTTTGGCCCAGTCAAC GACGAAGAACCGGAAGACAAGACGGAAATGGTGGCACTAGTGTTGCAACACATTCACCTTTGGGCCAGATTTGAAGAGCTTAGACATTTACTGGGAGCCGGCCTGAGAGATATTGAAGGGCGTTGGTCATCCGGCAAAGGTCCACTGGCCGCCCATTTCGCTGCGGATGAAGTGAAACAAATGATTCGTGCCTTGTTCCAGAATACCGATCACCGAGCCGCCACTCTGTCCCGCATCAAATAA
- the LOC124346152 gene encoding uncharacterized protein LOC124346152, whose protein sequence is MAFPSYSGPLKNPFNDISNEDDEFGDFTSAVTYPTIGNCNGEPGFQVSLPVQNHPSSNTKMPTSSVFFNPIPDSSDIDDEFGDFCGPIVANASQFSMVVPATPDSNSNISLPSEGSLKKCQPNYDIDLEEDLTGVSQLSWISQKQDESNGVVEEEEEEFTNFTSAEPINCQPLAINSVFSPIQQTPQPIVEEIFSTLGQVSLELPPTLQPLDQLTNSKVDDDFGDFTQAVAELNHPPVVEDLFSLDAVPPFTLDSPGVSSLCFDQQDEMDQPHFAAMSDSMDSPQINWDEPLEVVDPLSTTVCFDVDKMNPLDDVVKVEEEIINQEEDEEEFVFHQNVETAEPEFSDFQTESIDLPVDDGEVEEFGDFTDFQTATSEAVAIEDDDEFDDFEAAPCTDSAPVVELPAATPETHIQRMLTTLFPVNSAASTDSELQQQSSTIPLMNSPGGSLWSYVSQLDSTPALSFIWRHSAAQQRFLHSLRIDSVLQAGNAGGFRWNSPPSVNSPSASMSESFTEAAVTLDLDFFLNPSSSASAVPVTTTTTNNTTSDSILETIERELLSPQGKGLRNPGVAPIAQSPALPVRHNNHQLSDIFQHLHLQDNATNSSVTNRQVDLLQ, encoded by the exons ATGGCCTTTCCTTCGTATTCCGGCCCGTTGAAAAACCCTTTTAATGATATTAGTaatgaagatgatgaattTGGTGATTTCACAAGTGCTGTGACATACCCAACAATCG GAAATTGCAACGGGGAACCTGGTTTTCAGGTCAGTTTGCCTGTGCAGAATCATCCATCGAGCAACACCAAAATGCCCACCAGCAGTGTCTTCTTCAATCCCATTCCTGATAGTAGTGACATTGATGATGAATTTGGTGACTTTTGTGGACCCATTGTGGCAAACGCTTCACAGTTTTCCATGGTTGTGCCTGCTACACCTGATAGTAATAGTAATATAAGCCTTCCATCAGAAggaagtttgaaaaaatgcCAGCCCAATTATGACATTGATCTTGAGGAAGATTTAACAGGAGTGTCCCAGTTATCGTGGATCAGTCAGAAGCAAGACGAGTCTAATGGAGTTgtcgaagaggaagaagaagaatttacaAACTTTACTAGTGCTGAACCGATAAATTGTCAACCTCTTGCAATCAACAGTGTGTTCTCACCCATCCAGCAGACTCCTCAGCCGATTGTTGAAGAAATCTTCTCCACATTGGGACAAGTCTCATTAGAATTACCCCCTACTCTGCAACCACTGGATCAATTGACAAACTCCAAAGTCGATGATGACTTTGGTGATTTTACACAGGCAGTTGCTGAATTGAATCATCCACCTGTTGTGGAGGATCTTTTCAGTTTAGACGCCGTCCCACCTTTCACGCTGGATTCTCCCGGAGTTTCTAGTCTGTGTTTCGATCAGCAGGACGAGATGGACCAGCCCCACTTTGCCGCCATGAGTGACTCGATGGATTCGCCTCAAATCAACTGGGATGAACCACTGGAAGTAGTTGATCCACTTTCAACGACTGTCTGTTTCGATGTGGATAAAATGAACCCATTGGATGACGTCGTCaaggtggaagaagaaataataaaccaagaagaggatgaagaagaatttgtttttcatcaaaaCGTGGAAACGGCAGAGCCGgaattttcagattttcaaACGGAATCCATCGACTTACCAGTCGATGATGGCGAAGTCGAAGAATTTGGAGATTTTACCGATTTTCAAACA gCGACGTCAGAGGCTGTGGCAATAGAAGATGATGACGAATTTGATGATTTCGAAGCAGCTCCCTGCACGGATAGTGCGCCGGTAGTTGAATTGCCAGCGGCGACACCTGAAACTCACATCCAGCGGATGTTGACGACCTTGTTTCCGGTCAATTCAGCAGCCTCCACCGACTCGGAACTTCAACAACAATCGTCGACCATTCCATTGATGAATTCTCCTGGTGGTTCCCTGTGGTCTTATGTCAGTCAGTTGGACTCTACACCAGCGCTGTCATTTATTTGGAGACATTCGGCAGCTCAGCAGCGATTCCTTCACTCACTCCGCATCGACAGTGTTCTCCAG GCGGGGAATGCCGGTGGTTTCCGTTGGAATTCGCCACCCAGCGTCAATTCGCCATCGGCGTCGATGAGTGAAAGTTTCACCGAGGCGGCAGTCACATTAgatttggatttctttttaaatccatCATCATCCGCCAGCGCCGTACCTGtcaccaccactaccaccaaTAACACGACGAGCGACAGCATTTTGGAGACGATTGAACGCGAATTGCTTTCACCTCAGGGTAAAGGACTCCGCAACCCAGGAGTGGCTCCTATTGCCCAGTCACCAGCACTACCCGTCCGTCACAACAATCACCAATTGAGTGACATTTTCCAACACTTGCATCTACAAGATAATGCGACTAATTCGTCTGTGACTAATCGACAAGTCGATCTACTTCAGTAA
- the LOC124346248 gene encoding scaffold protein salvador-like isoform X1: MRPKFCFFTSGKGVSSEKPRQVCVDSSIGSSTVKFVIVSQFTQVTTEMLTKKKDPKTWNSNGTTTGKYLKKEAPSDVPIINVWTSTRTVDALKSKSQAAKKLSGSTQSLEVVSNIKHGGKQQIQQGYEGRYIPASEVKAEQQQQQQQQQQQQQQSHLSVSFDEAYADYAEVSESDSLSLARGLGLEGHILMKPGSEQFPANSPLCHQNPQANPLKLVLVDPDSQLSSMQAAEQQQQQHIYPLYLSASAREQQQQLLVLQQQLAQLRLSVQQHQQQQLHHQQQQQQQQHSPTYANIPLLLSSSVSASQSSLASNSSSQQQQENPVYQNLSKSTTAGAAGAPASSSTNTSQDSGSEEFPLPPGWSIDYTLRGRKYYIDHNTQTTHWSHPLEKEGLPTGWERVESSEFGIYYVNHTTRHAQYEHPCAPRYITSGSSSLTDAQMRPSRPMPPAPRHTEFHAPPQVLVPANPYLYEEIPYWLQFYFRAAPEHDHKLRWELFRLPELDCYDNVLKRLYKQELETIVMNYEAYRSAMAREMERRRAEGHSRHFPAQQQQQSQQQQQQMLQAPPPQSRSHLKEKALAGDLETKV, encoded by the exons ATGCGcccaaagttttgttttttcacctCCGGCAAGGGGGTTTCAAGTGAAAAACCTCGTCAAGTGTGTGTTGATTCATCAATCGGAAGCTCTACTGTTAAATTTGTAATCGTTTCACAATTTACACAAGTCACAACGGAAATGTTGACGAAGAAAAAGGATCCGAAAACTTGGAATTCCAATGGAACTACGACGGGGAAATACTTGAAGAAAGAAGCACCTTCAGATGTGCCAA TCATCAACGTCTGGACCTCTACTAGAACTGTTGATGCTTTGAAGAGCAAGTCCCAGGCTGCCAAGAAGCTCAGCGGGTCGACTCAAAGTTTGGAAGTAGTGTCCAACATAAAACATGGTGGCAAGCAGCAAATTCAGCAGGGTTACGAGGGAAGGTACATACCTGCCAGCGAAGTCAAAGctgagcagcaacaacaacaacagcagcagcaacaacagcagcaacagagtCATTTG TCTGTCTCCTTTGATGAGGCCTACGCTGATTACGCCGAGGTATCAGAGAGTGATTCACTCTCACTGGCAAGAGGCTTGGGCCTTGAGGGGCATATTCTGATGAAACCGGGGTCTGAGCAGTTCCCAGCCAACTCTCCTTTATGCCACCAAAATCCCCAGGCCAATCCACTGAAACTCGTTCTGGTTGATCCTGATTCCCAG CTCAGCTCCATGCAGGCAGctgaacaacaacagcaacagcacatTTATCCACTTTATCTCTCTGCTTCGGCACgtgaacagcagcaacagttgTTGGTCTTGCAGCAACAGTTGGCCCAGTTGAGACTCAGCGTCCAAcagcatcaacaacaacaactccaccaccaacagcagcagcaacaacaacaacattctcCCACCTACGCCAACATCCCTCTTTTACTTTCCAGCAGCGTCAGCGCTTCCCAGTCTTCACTGGCCAGTAACAGCAgctcccaacaacaacaagagaatcCCGTCTATCAGAATTTGAGTAAATCGACGACCGCAGGAGCTGCTGGAGCTCCAGCTTCATCGTCGACCAACACGAGTCAGGATAGCGGATCGGAAGAGTTTCCTTTGCCACCTGGATGGTCCATTGATTACACGTTACGTGGCAGAAAGTATTACATCGACCACAACACGCAGACGACTCATTGGTCCCATCCACTGGAGAAAGAAGGATTGCCCACCG GATGGGAACGAGTCGAGTCGAGTGAATTTGGAATTTATTACGTCAATCACACGACCCGCCACGCCCAGTACGAACATCCGTGTGCTCCCCGTTACATCACGTCGGGATCTTCGTCTTTGACGGATGCTCAAATGCGTCCGTCGAGACCGATGCCTCCGGCTCCACGTCACACGGAATTTCACGCTCCACCGCAAGTGCTGGTCCCGGCCAATCCTTACCTGTACGAGGAGATTCCTTACTGGTTGCAGTTTTACTTTCGTGCAGCCCCCGAACACGACCACAAATTGCGGTGGGAGCTGTTCCGGCTGCCGGAACTCGACTGCTACGACAACGTCCTCAAACGTTTGTACAAACAGGAACTGGAGACGATTGTGATGAATTACGAGGCGTATCGGTCGGCCATGGCTCGTGAAATGGAAAGGAGAAGAGCCGAAGGCCACAGCAGACACTTTCCTgctcagcaacaacaacaatcccagcaacaacaacaacaaatgttgCAGGCTCCTCCACCACAGTCAAGAAGTCACCTGAAAGAAAAAGCTTTGGCTGGAGATCTTGAAACAAAAgtctaa
- the LOC124348483 gene encoding carbohydrate sulfotransferase 11-like isoform X2 has protein sequence MEEIEQRMSRRLKQVAETCVKYNIQPNSINIADYSIPHPPAPQYSVLYYLHPRKKAVYCPIYKAASTSMLHWLLAMKNIDGESEMKKGHRQISQVARQQFPSIDYPAAAELMKESKKWMVVRHPFERILSAYRDKLENSTIHREDGTLHFYEKYGRKIVAKYRGKSSKEQNDGERIEPTFQEFVAYLINTDLTLYADDHWIPYYLFCTPCLIDYDVIIQFETLQEDVQLLLNLLGESSGPLRKHSTTVGRSKTELIKSYYSQLDRETILKLYEKYKIDFELFGYSIDGYYLST, from the exons ATG GAGGAAATTGAGCAGAGAATGTCCCGGAGGCTAAAACAGGTTGCCGAAACCTGTGTCAAATACAACATCCAACCCAATTCGATCAACATTGCCGATTATTCCATCCCGCATCCGCCAGCGCCGCAGTATAGTGTCCTCTACTATTTACA tcCTAGGAAAAAGGCGGTTTACTGTCCAATCTACAAGGCCGCTTCCACGTCGATGCTGCACTGGTTACTGGCCATGAAGAATATCGACGGTGAATCGGAAATGAAGAAAGGCCATCGACAAATCAGCCAAGTTGCACGCCAGCAATTCCCATCGATCGATTACCCCGCCGCCGCCGAG CTGATGAAAGAATCCAAAAAGTGGATGGTGGTCCGCCATCCATTCGAGCGAATCCTGTCGGCCTATCGCGACAAACTGGAGAATTCCACCATCCATCGAGAAGATGGCACGCTCCATTTCTACGAGAAATACGGCCGCAAAATCGTCGCAAAGTACCGCGGGAAATCTTCAAAGGAGCAGAACGACGGTGAAAGGATCGAACCGACTTTCCAGGAATTTGTTGCCTACTTGATCAACACGGATTTAACGCTCTACGCCGACGACCACTGGATCCCTTACTATCTCTTCTGCACTCCGTGTCTCATCGATTACGACGTCATCATCCAGTTTGAAACGCTCCAGGAGGACGTCCAGTTGTTGCTCAATCTCCTGGGCGAAAGCAGCGGCCCACTGCGCAAACACTCGACGACAGTCGGTCGATCTAAAACGGAATTGATCAAATCTTATTACAGCCAACTCGACCGGGAAACGATCCTGAAACTGtacgaaaaatacaaaatagatTTCGAATTGTTTGGTTACAGCATCGACGGTTATTACCTCTCTACTTAA
- the LOC124346248 gene encoding scaffold protein salvador-like isoform X2: MRPKFCFFTSGKGVSSEKPRQVCVDSSIGSSTVKFVIVSQFTQVTTEMLTKKKDPKTWNSNGTTTGKYLKKEAPSDVPIINVWTSTRTVDALKSKSQAAKKLSGSTQSLEVVSNIKHGGKQQIQQGYEGRYIPASEVKAEQQQQQQQQQQQQQQSHLLSSMQAAEQQQQQHIYPLYLSASAREQQQQLLVLQQQLAQLRLSVQQHQQQQLHHQQQQQQQQHSPTYANIPLLLSSSVSASQSSLASNSSSQQQQENPVYQNLSKSTTAGAAGAPASSSTNTSQDSGSEEFPLPPGWSIDYTLRGRKYYIDHNTQTTHWSHPLEKEGLPTGWERVESSEFGIYYVNHTTRHAQYEHPCAPRYITSGSSSLTDAQMRPSRPMPPAPRHTEFHAPPQVLVPANPYLYEEIPYWLQFYFRAAPEHDHKLRWELFRLPELDCYDNVLKRLYKQELETIVMNYEAYRSAMAREMERRRAEGHSRHFPAQQQQQSQQQQQQMLQAPPPQSRSHLKEKALAGDLETKV, from the exons ATGCGcccaaagttttgttttttcacctCCGGCAAGGGGGTTTCAAGTGAAAAACCTCGTCAAGTGTGTGTTGATTCATCAATCGGAAGCTCTACTGTTAAATTTGTAATCGTTTCACAATTTACACAAGTCACAACGGAAATGTTGACGAAGAAAAAGGATCCGAAAACTTGGAATTCCAATGGAACTACGACGGGGAAATACTTGAAGAAAGAAGCACCTTCAGATGTGCCAA TCATCAACGTCTGGACCTCTACTAGAACTGTTGATGCTTTGAAGAGCAAGTCCCAGGCTGCCAAGAAGCTCAGCGGGTCGACTCAAAGTTTGGAAGTAGTGTCCAACATAAAACATGGTGGCAAGCAGCAAATTCAGCAGGGTTACGAGGGAAGGTACATACCTGCCAGCGAAGTCAAAGctgagcagcaacaacaacaacagcagcagcaacaacagcagcaacagagtCATTTG CTCAGCTCCATGCAGGCAGctgaacaacaacagcaacagcacatTTATCCACTTTATCTCTCTGCTTCGGCACgtgaacagcagcaacagttgTTGGTCTTGCAGCAACAGTTGGCCCAGTTGAGACTCAGCGTCCAAcagcatcaacaacaacaactccaccaccaacagcagcagcaacaacaacaacattctcCCACCTACGCCAACATCCCTCTTTTACTTTCCAGCAGCGTCAGCGCTTCCCAGTCTTCACTGGCCAGTAACAGCAgctcccaacaacaacaagagaatcCCGTCTATCAGAATTTGAGTAAATCGACGACCGCAGGAGCTGCTGGAGCTCCAGCTTCATCGTCGACCAACACGAGTCAGGATAGCGGATCGGAAGAGTTTCCTTTGCCACCTGGATGGTCCATTGATTACACGTTACGTGGCAGAAAGTATTACATCGACCACAACACGCAGACGACTCATTGGTCCCATCCACTGGAGAAAGAAGGATTGCCCACCG GATGGGAACGAGTCGAGTCGAGTGAATTTGGAATTTATTACGTCAATCACACGACCCGCCACGCCCAGTACGAACATCCGTGTGCTCCCCGTTACATCACGTCGGGATCTTCGTCTTTGACGGATGCTCAAATGCGTCCGTCGAGACCGATGCCTCCGGCTCCACGTCACACGGAATTTCACGCTCCACCGCAAGTGCTGGTCCCGGCCAATCCTTACCTGTACGAGGAGATTCCTTACTGGTTGCAGTTTTACTTTCGTGCAGCCCCCGAACACGACCACAAATTGCGGTGGGAGCTGTTCCGGCTGCCGGAACTCGACTGCTACGACAACGTCCTCAAACGTTTGTACAAACAGGAACTGGAGACGATTGTGATGAATTACGAGGCGTATCGGTCGGCCATGGCTCGTGAAATGGAAAGGAGAAGAGCCGAAGGCCACAGCAGACACTTTCCTgctcagcaacaacaacaatcccagcaacaacaacaacaaatgttgCAGGCTCCTCCACCACAGTCAAGAAGTCACCTGAAAGAAAAAGCTTTGGCTGGAGATCTTGAAACAAAAgtctaa
- the LOC124348862 gene encoding RNA-binding protein Rsf1-like, protein MTSDYESDERDAGGDRGGRAVSTSHRVYVGSILENVKKEDLEVEFGKYGKLTSAWVAFNPPGFAFIEFEDESDAQEAVASMNGTDFMGSKIRVEISPNRGRGRGRGGRGGRGGDRGGGFRGGFRGGDRGGSRGFSGSRGGSYGDRDGGGYRGGRGGGSRGGSGGGYGSSRGGYGGGGDGGNFRSDRSRSRGEDHRNSSPPSRSFGSRDRDGGSRGSGGRGSHQPRSDRGGGSGGFGGYRGSSGGSSSGGGGGSSRGGFRGSSPRSYN, encoded by the exons ATGACTTCAGATTACGAATCAGACGAGAGAGATGCCGGTGGCGATCGTGGTGGTCGAGCAGTGTCCACCAGCCACCGAGTCTACGTTGGCAGCATTCTGGAAAACGTCAAGAAGGAAGATCTCGAAGTGGAATTTGGCAAATACGGCAAGCTGACGAGCGCCTGGGTGGCGTTCAATCCTCCCGGCTTCGCCTTTATCGAGTTTGAAGACGAATCCGACGCCCAGGAAGCTGTGGCCAGCATGAACGGCACCGATTTCATGGGCTCCAAGATCCGAGTGGAAATTTCTCCCAACCGCGGACGTGGCAGAGGACGTGGCGGCCGTGGGGGTCGAGGAGGCGATCGTGGAGGAGGATTCCGGGGCGGATTCCGGGGTGGGGATCGCGGGGGCAGTCGTGGCTTCAGTGGAAGCCGAGGTGGATCATACGGCGACCGTGACGGAGGAGGTTATCGGGGTGGGCGAGGAGGTGGCTCCCGAGGTGGTAGTGGAGGAGGCTACGGAAGTTCACGCGGCGGatatggaggaggaggagatggTGGCAACTTCCGGTCGGATCGTTCACGAAGCCGCGGCGAGGATCACCGCAATTCATCGCCCCCGAG CCGCAGTTTCGGATCGAGAGATCGTGATGGAGGTAGCCGGGGCAGTGGCGGTCGTGGCAGCCATCAACCACGCAGCGATCGTGGCGGAGGCAGCGGTGGATTCGGTGGCTATCGCGGAAGCAgcggaggcagcagcagcggaggtggtggtggatctTCACGAGGCGGTTTCCGTGGCTCTTCACCTCGATCTTACAATTAA
- the LOC124348483 gene encoding carbohydrate sulfotransferase 11-like isoform X1 encodes MRLTPSRIVYAFLSVTVFLLVLKSLHTITNGWTHSSIPMEEIEQRMSRRLKQVAETCVKYNIQPNSINIADYSIPHPPAPQYSVLYYLHPRKKAVYCPIYKAASTSMLHWLLAMKNIDGESEMKKGHRQISQVARQQFPSIDYPAAAELMKESKKWMVVRHPFERILSAYRDKLENSTIHREDGTLHFYEKYGRKIVAKYRGKSSKEQNDGERIEPTFQEFVAYLINTDLTLYADDHWIPYYLFCTPCLIDYDVIIQFETLQEDVQLLLNLLGESSGPLRKHSTTVGRSKTELIKSYYSQLDRETILKLYEKYKIDFELFGYSIDGYYLST; translated from the exons ATGAGACTAACGCCTTCTCGTATCGTTTACGCTTTTCTTTCCGTCACAGTTTTCCTGCTCGTCCTCAAGTCATTGCACACAATCACAAATGGATGGACTCACTCGTCAATTCCGATG GAGGAAATTGAGCAGAGAATGTCCCGGAGGCTAAAACAGGTTGCCGAAACCTGTGTCAAATACAACATCCAACCCAATTCGATCAACATTGCCGATTATTCCATCCCGCATCCGCCAGCGCCGCAGTATAGTGTCCTCTACTATTTACA tcCTAGGAAAAAGGCGGTTTACTGTCCAATCTACAAGGCCGCTTCCACGTCGATGCTGCACTGGTTACTGGCCATGAAGAATATCGACGGTGAATCGGAAATGAAGAAAGGCCATCGACAAATCAGCCAAGTTGCACGCCAGCAATTCCCATCGATCGATTACCCCGCCGCCGCCGAG CTGATGAAAGAATCCAAAAAGTGGATGGTGGTCCGCCATCCATTCGAGCGAATCCTGTCGGCCTATCGCGACAAACTGGAGAATTCCACCATCCATCGAGAAGATGGCACGCTCCATTTCTACGAGAAATACGGCCGCAAAATCGTCGCAAAGTACCGCGGGAAATCTTCAAAGGAGCAGAACGACGGTGAAAGGATCGAACCGACTTTCCAGGAATTTGTTGCCTACTTGATCAACACGGATTTAACGCTCTACGCCGACGACCACTGGATCCCTTACTATCTCTTCTGCACTCCGTGTCTCATCGATTACGACGTCATCATCCAGTTTGAAACGCTCCAGGAGGACGTCCAGTTGTTGCTCAATCTCCTGGGCGAAAGCAGCGGCCCACTGCGCAAACACTCGACGACAGTCGGTCGATCTAAAACGGAATTGATCAAATCTTATTACAGCCAACTCGACCGGGAAACGATCCTGAAACTGtacgaaaaatacaaaatagatTTCGAATTGTTTGGTTACAGCATCGACGGTTATTACCTCTCTACTTAA